From the genome of Bradyrhizobium elkanii USDA 76, one region includes:
- a CDS encoding beta strand repeat-containing protein, with protein sequence MSNPVVLTLTTSDPLHDYLQLYNAISAISVGGGLASANTDYVINFSTSGSARTLQLLDDLPAINLMNGSTLTFDGNTDYNNQLGGQDYSDVIDARGHQGFVVVAGKVTFKNLTIINAVASGGNGGVGGGGGGAGLGGGLFVGQNADVTLNNVNFGSNTAKGGNGGTVDPAGGGGGGGGIGADGGSGNGGGGGGGGFGGQDYYGYHGNGGSGYSEAGSDSQHPSTGAQTAGGTPATIEGAAGGGQGADNYGGSGYGAHAGGGASGGGGGGGVGGGGGGIGGANSVGGGPSGTLIGFGGAGGVGGGGGGGIYGGGNGGFAGGGGGSGNGSGYAHTGGNGGFGGGGGGSNGTPGTGGFGAGSGSLAGGGGGGLGAGGDIFVQQGGKLTVIGGTLMDATETGGTGANGAGNGSAYGDIFIQGTMVVTPTHTVSTLFQGLQTVTTLTIADTIADEKAISGTGASGKLQVSGGGTLTLTGASSYVGGTQIDAGNTLSITADNNIGGSASALILNGGTLTTTGGYTFTHDIQVTAAGGTFDISSGTIVDTGSISGSGTFTLSGAGTLQLGLGQLARLTGTLNLSGGHLGLTTGGIFDDAIVVGGNSVVAVGTSATVTDTGLISGGGNLGIDGGGTFVLSHANTYGGTTIYSGTAWLTTYGAAGTGNISFSTGLAGTLKIDNAALNGNAFTNTISNFNPGQKIDLTGLAYNTQNPSLNTVSLSGNTLSISNGTTTDTLTVTGLDGGTRFQLTQDANGGTVVQIVSTRIFNVSSVAELNAAITQMDSGGQNAAQNANYTINITADFSLTSELYAFNLLSGSSVTINGSDGHGGTHTIDGLNAQRGFFVYAGNVNLENLTIQNTVAVGGGVSRGGGGGGAGLGGGLFISSNGSATIDNVTFHNSAAIGGNGGPGGSGSLANIYGLGGGGGMGGRGGSSGGGGIGLGARAPDNDAFSNGAGGIVLGAASAGRGSYGYDYPYMDGYIHNYDAGGIGGANGGGGAAGGYVGLSSRANGAGGGIGGGNSLDGGNGGYGGGGGAGGNGGFGGGGGYGGNGGFGGGGGIGAMGGFGAGNGGTNGNGAPGGGGGLGAGGTVFVQQGGSLTIKGGSLSNDSGFNAVKGGTNGSGQASGSGIGSGIFIQGNSNLSFTPGSGQTLTVANDIADQSGNGGTGANAGVGGLVISGGGTVILGGNNTYTGNTTVSGTGTRVSISANVNLGAVTSVLKLGDGTGISFTDGFTQTRNITVAGDPVFNVAAGETVTQSGVISDGATPGDVEVTGGGRLVLSAHNTYSGGTVIKGSILELAANGAAGTGAIAFTDGSTEKLVLDAAAFSGTSFSTSITGFAGGDTLDFGNIGYDAAATLSYANGVLLVKSGSGATLASLNLSFGAGASAGSLLLGSDGSATPHLEIRSQASIASITADTTDHLTILNAGKVVIITVNFSNTVSVTGAPELLLNDGKAATYLSGSGSQALVFSYTVQDGDSTSDLQVQSLSLNGGTIRDPGGQDADVTHAATDLHLVIDAIAPTVSVAASSTALLAGQTSTVTFTFSEAVTGFALTDTTVSGGALSNLVHVGVNAAHQDIYTATFTPDVANAEAGSVQVNASSYTDSAGNAGAASSAISFTGDTKAPTVAVAADHTTLVAGDSAVVTFTFSEAVGGFGLGDVTVQGGALGNLTHVGVDGAGHDVYTATFTPDVTNAEAGSVQVNASSYSDTAGNSGSSSNTISFTGDTKAPTVSVSADHGTLLAGQTAVVTFTFSEAVVGFALGDVSVSGGALGSFVHVGVNGAGQDIYTATFTPDVTNAEAGSVQVNASSYGDTAGNAGAAGNVINFTGDTLAPTVSVTLNPDTVLAGDLSVATFTFSEAVSGFALGDITVHGGALSNLVHVGLNGAGQDVYTATFTPDVSDTETGSVKVNASGYSDVAGNAGAASNTATIGGDTLAPTVSIAADRNALLAGQTALVTFTFSEQIASFALDDVTVHGGALGNLVHVGVNASGQDVYTAVFTPDESNTEAGSVQVTASSYTDIAGNTGAASGTISFTGDTRAPTVSVAASPSTVLSGQTSVVTFTFSEAVAGFALSDTVVAGGTVTNLVHVGLNGSGQDVYTATFTPDINDVVAGSIRVTAASYADVSGNTGAASNTATIGGDTHPPTVSVVADHTLLHAGDAALMTFTFSEAVAGFGLGDVTVHGGLLGSLVHVGVNGAGHDIYTATFTADVTDHLSANISVAGASYTDIAGNAGGASNAVSFTGDTKAPSAPTLMLHRDTGVSSADHITSNPLIDYTKFDAIDTLRYKADGASGFSTAAPVFTTDGVHSVTVQEVDAAGNVGASSSLTFTLDTTAPHLTGITATPSGGVATPGSLVQLTVGFNEAVHVNGGTPSLTLNDGGTAIYDAAATALLGDSSKLVFDHIVSSTDRAGSLAVTGFAANGADVVDLAGNAASLSAVSAVFDALHINETIVPAYTLGAITRPELHLDLGGRIIMDATAAAFAGHYGMQYLFLGLPAGTPHQTVPDFHL encoded by the coding sequence GTGTCGAATCCCGTTGTTCTGACGCTGACGACCAGCGATCCGCTCCACGATTATCTCCAGCTCTACAACGCGATCTCGGCGATCAGCGTCGGCGGCGGACTAGCGTCGGCCAACACCGACTACGTCATCAACTTCTCGACCTCCGGCAGCGCCCGCACATTGCAGCTGCTCGACGATCTGCCGGCCATCAATCTGATGAACGGCTCGACGCTCACCTTCGACGGCAACACCGACTACAACAACCAGCTCGGCGGACAGGACTACAGCGACGTCATCGACGCGCGCGGCCATCAAGGCTTCGTCGTCGTCGCGGGCAAGGTGACGTTCAAGAACCTGACCATCATCAATGCGGTGGCAAGCGGCGGCAATGGCGGGGTCGGCGGTGGCGGCGGCGGCGCGGGTCTGGGCGGCGGCCTGTTCGTCGGACAGAACGCCGACGTCACGCTGAACAACGTCAACTTCGGCAGCAATACCGCCAAGGGCGGCAATGGCGGCACGGTCGATCCAGCCGGCGGTGGCGGTGGAGGCGGCGGCATCGGTGCTGACGGCGGCAGCGGCAATGGCGGTGGTGGTGGCGGCGGCGGCTTCGGCGGCCAGGACTATTACGGCTACCACGGCAATGGCGGCAGCGGTTACAGCGAGGCGGGCTCCGACAGCCAGCATCCCTCGACCGGGGCGCAGACCGCGGGTGGCACGCCGGCGACGATAGAAGGTGCGGCGGGCGGCGGACAGGGCGCCGACAATTACGGCGGCTCAGGCTACGGCGCACATGCCGGCGGTGGCGCGAGTGGCGGCGGTGGTGGCGGCGGTGTCGGTGGCGGCGGCGGCGGCATCGGCGGCGCCAACTCGGTGGGCGGCGGCCCCTCGGGCACCCTGATCGGCTTCGGCGGCGCCGGCGGCGTGGGCGGCGGTGGCGGCGGCGGCATTTATGGCGGCGGCAACGGTGGTTTCGCCGGCGGTGGCGGCGGCTCCGGCAACGGCAGCGGATACGCGCATACCGGCGGCAATGGCGGCTTCGGCGGCGGTGGCGGCGGTTCGAACGGCACGCCCGGCACCGGCGGATTCGGCGCCGGCAGCGGCTCGCTCGCCGGCGGCGGTGGCGGCGGCCTCGGCGCCGGCGGCGACATCTTCGTTCAGCAAGGCGGCAAGCTGACCGTCATCGGCGGCACCTTGATGGATGCAACCGAGACCGGCGGCACCGGCGCCAACGGTGCCGGCAACGGCTCGGCCTATGGCGACATCTTCATCCAGGGCACGATGGTCGTCACGCCGACGCACACCGTTTCCACGCTCTTCCAGGGCTTGCAAACCGTCACCACGCTGACCATCGCCGACACCATCGCGGATGAAAAGGCCATCAGCGGCACCGGCGCGAGCGGAAAGCTGCAGGTCTCCGGCGGCGGTACGCTGACGTTGACGGGTGCGAGCAGCTATGTCGGCGGCACGCAGATCGATGCCGGCAACACGCTCTCGATCACGGCCGACAACAATATCGGCGGTTCGGCCAGTGCACTGATCCTCAACGGCGGCACGCTGACCACGACCGGCGGCTACACCTTCACTCACGATATCCAGGTCACCGCCGCTGGCGGCACTTTCGACATATCCTCCGGCACGATCGTCGACACCGGCTCGATCAGCGGCTCCGGAACGTTCACGCTGTCCGGCGCCGGCACGTTGCAGCTTGGCCTTGGTCAGCTCGCGAGGCTGACCGGGACGCTCAACCTGAGCGGCGGGCACCTCGGATTGACGACCGGCGGAATTTTTGATGACGCCATCGTCGTAGGTGGCAATTCCGTTGTTGCGGTCGGGACCAGCGCGACCGTCACGGACACTGGCCTGATCAGCGGTGGCGGCAATCTCGGCATCGACGGCGGCGGCACCTTCGTGCTCAGCCATGCCAACACCTATGGCGGCACGACGATCTATTCGGGCACCGCCTGGCTCACGACCTATGGCGCCGCCGGCACCGGCAACATCTCCTTCAGCACCGGCCTTGCCGGCACGCTGAAGATCGACAACGCCGCGCTGAACGGCAACGCCTTCACCAACACGATCTCGAACTTCAATCCCGGCCAGAAGATCGATCTGACCGGGTTGGCGTATAACACCCAGAACCCCTCGCTCAACACGGTCAGCCTGTCCGGCAACACGCTCTCGATCTCGAACGGCACCACGACCGACACGCTGACCGTGACCGGGCTCGACGGCGGCACCCGCTTCCAGCTCACGCAGGATGCGAACGGCGGCACGGTCGTGCAGATCGTCTCGACGCGGATCTTCAACGTTTCCAGCGTCGCCGAGCTCAATGCCGCCATCACGCAGATGGATTCCGGCGGGCAGAACGCAGCCCAGAATGCCAACTACACCATCAACATCACCGCCGACTTCAGCCTGACGTCGGAGCTGTACGCGTTCAACCTCTTGAGCGGATCGAGCGTGACGATCAACGGCAGCGACGGCCACGGCGGCACGCACACGATCGACGGCCTCAACGCGCAACGCGGCTTCTTCGTCTATGCCGGCAACGTCAACCTCGAGAACCTGACCATCCAGAACACGGTGGCGGTGGGCGGTGGCGTCAGCCGTGGCGGCGGTGGCGGCGGCGCCGGGCTTGGCGGCGGGCTGTTCATCTCGTCGAACGGCAGCGCGACGATCGACAATGTCACCTTCCACAACAGCGCGGCCATCGGCGGCAACGGCGGTCCCGGCGGGAGTGGAAGTCTCGCCAACATCTACGGTCTCGGCGGTGGTGGCGGGATGGGCGGCCGCGGCGGAAGCAGCGGCGGCGGCGGCATTGGCCTTGGCGCGCGAGCCCCGGACAATGACGCATTTTCCAACGGCGCTGGCGGCATTGTGCTCGGCGCGGCCTCGGCCGGCCGCGGCAGCTACGGATACGACTACCCGTACATGGACGGGTACATTCATAACTACGACGCGGGCGGCATCGGCGGCGCCAATGGCGGTGGCGGCGCCGCCGGGGGATACGTCGGCCTCAGCTCCCGCGCGAACGGGGCGGGCGGCGGCATCGGCGGTGGAAACTCGCTGGACGGCGGCAACGGCGGTTACGGCGGCGGCGGCGGCGCGGGCGGCAATGGCGGCTTCGGCGGCGGCGGTGGCTACGGCGGCAATGGTGGCTTCGGCGGCGGCGGCGGCATCGGGGCCATGGGCGGGTTCGGCGCCGGCAATGGCGGCACCAACGGCAACGGCGCGCCGGGCGGCGGCGGCGGGCTTGGTGCGGGCGGCACGGTCTTCGTTCAGCAGGGCGGCTCGCTGACCATCAAGGGCGGCTCGCTTTCAAACGATTCTGGCTTCAACGCCGTCAAGGGCGGCACCAACGGGAGCGGCCAGGCCAGCGGCTCGGGCATCGGCTCCGGCATCTTCATCCAGGGCAACAGCAATCTCAGCTTCACGCCTGGCAGCGGCCAGACGCTGACTGTCGCCAACGACATCGCGGACCAGAGCGGCAATGGCGGCACGGGTGCGAATGCCGGTGTCGGCGGCCTCGTCATTAGCGGCGGCGGCACCGTCATCCTCGGTGGCAACAATACTTACACCGGTAACACCACGGTCAGCGGCACCGGCACGAGGGTATCGATCTCCGCCAATGTCAATCTCGGCGCGGTCACCAGCGTCCTGAAGCTCGGCGACGGCACCGGCATCAGCTTCACCGATGGCTTCACGCAGACCCGCAACATCACCGTCGCCGGCGATCCGGTCTTCAATGTCGCCGCCGGCGAGACCGTCACCCAGAGCGGCGTCATCTCCGATGGCGCGACGCCTGGTGATGTCGAGGTGACCGGCGGCGGCCGGCTGGTGCTGTCCGCGCACAACACCTATTCGGGCGGCACCGTCATCAAGGGCTCGATCCTCGAGCTGGCGGCGAACGGCGCGGCGGGAACCGGCGCGATCGCCTTCACCGACGGCAGCACCGAGAAGCTCGTGCTCGATGCCGCGGCATTCTCCGGCACCTCGTTCAGCACGTCGATCACCGGCTTTGCCGGCGGCGATACTCTCGACTTCGGCAACATCGGCTATGACGCCGCGGCGACGCTGTCCTATGCGAACGGCGTCTTGCTGGTGAAGAGCGGCAGCGGCGCGACGCTCGCCTCGCTGAACCTGAGTTTTGGCGCCGGCGCCTCGGCCGGCTCGCTGCTTCTTGGTTCCGATGGCTCGGCGACGCCGCATCTGGAAATCCGGTCGCAGGCAAGCATCGCCTCGATCACGGCCGACACCACCGATCACCTCACGATCCTGAACGCCGGCAAGGTCGTGATTATCACCGTCAACTTCAGCAACACGGTGAGCGTGACCGGCGCGCCCGAACTGCTGCTCAACGACGGCAAGGCCGCGACCTATCTCAGCGGCAGCGGCTCGCAGGCGCTGGTGTTCAGCTACACGGTGCAGGACGGCGACAGCACGTCCGATCTGCAGGTGCAGAGCCTCTCGCTCAACGGCGGCACGATCAGGGATCCCGGCGGCCAGGACGCCGACGTGACCCATGCGGCGACCGACCTGCATCTCGTGATCGACGCGATCGCGCCGACCGTGTCGGTTGCGGCGAGCTCGACCGCGCTGCTGGCCGGGCAGACTTCGACCGTCACCTTCACCTTCTCCGAGGCGGTCACCGGCTTCGCGCTGACGGACACGACGGTGAGCGGCGGCGCGCTGAGCAACCTCGTGCATGTCGGCGTCAACGCCGCGCACCAGGACATCTACACGGCGACCTTCACGCCCGACGTGGCCAATGCCGAGGCTGGCTCGGTGCAGGTCAACGCATCGAGCTATACCGACAGCGCCGGAAACGCCGGCGCGGCAAGCAGCGCGATCAGCTTCACCGGCGATACCAAGGCGCCGACGGTGGCGGTTGCAGCCGATCACACCACGCTGGTTGCCGGCGATAGCGCGGTTGTCACGTTCACCTTCTCCGAGGCCGTCGGCGGCTTTGGATTGGGGGATGTCACCGTCCAGGGCGGTGCGCTCGGCAATCTCACCCATGTCGGCGTCGATGGCGCCGGCCATGACGTCTACACCGCGACCTTCACGCCCGACGTGACCAATGCCGAGGCTGGCTCGGTGCAGGTCAATGCATCGAGCTATAGCGATACGGCCGGCAATTCCGGCTCGTCGAGCAACACGATCAGCTTCACCGGCGACACCAAGGCGCCGACCGTGTCGGTCTCAGCTGACCATGGCACGCTGCTCGCCGGTCAGACCGCGGTCGTGACCTTCACCTTTTCCGAGGCGGTCGTGGGCTTCGCGCTCGGCGACGTCAGCGTCAGCGGCGGCGCGCTGGGCAGCTTTGTCCATGTCGGCGTCAACGGCGCCGGCCAGGACATCTACACCGCGACCTTCACGCCCGACGTCACCAATGCCGAGGCTGGCTCGGTGCAGGTCAATGCATCGAGCTATGGCGATACGGCCGGCAATGCCGGCGCCGCCGGCAACGTCATCAACTTCACCGGTGACACGCTGGCGCCGACGGTCTCCGTCACGCTCAATCCCGACACGGTGCTGGCCGGCGACCTTTCGGTCGCGACCTTCACCTTCTCGGAGGCCGTCTCGGGCTTCGCCCTTGGCGACATCACCGTCCATGGCGGCGCGCTGAGCAATCTCGTGCATGTCGGGCTCAATGGCGCTGGGCAGGACGTCTACACCGCGACCTTCACGCCCGATGTCAGCGACACCGAGACCGGCTCGGTGAAGGTGAATGCGTCCGGTTACAGCGATGTGGCCGGCAACGCCGGCGCGGCAAGCAACACCGCGACGATCGGCGGCGATACGCTGGCGCCGACGGTGTCGATCGCGGCGGATCGTAACGCGCTGCTGGCGGGCCAGACCGCGCTGGTGACGTTCACTTTCTCCGAACAAATCGCGAGCTTCGCGCTCGATGACGTCACCGTGCATGGCGGGGCGTTGGGCAATCTGGTCCATGTCGGCGTCAACGCATCGGGCCAGGACGTCTACACGGCAGTTTTCACGCCGGATGAAAGCAACACTGAAGCGGGCTCGGTGCAGGTCACCGCCTCGAGCTATACCGATATTGCCGGCAATACCGGCGCGGCGAGCGGCACCATCAGTTTCACCGGCGATACCAGGGCGCCGACGGTGTCGGTTGCCGCGAGCCCGAGTACAGTGCTTTCGGGCCAGACTTCGGTTGTCACCTTCACCTTCTCCGAAGCGGTCGCGGGCTTTGCGCTCAGCGATACCGTCGTTGCCGGTGGCACGGTGACCAACCTGGTCCATGTCGGGCTCAATGGTTCAGGCCAAGACGTCTACACCGCGACCTTCACGCCCGATATTAACGACGTCGTGGCGGGCTCGATCCGGGTCACCGCCGCGAGCTATGCCGACGTATCAGGCAACACCGGCGCGGCGAGCAATACCGCGACGATCGGTGGCGATACGCATCCGCCGACGGTATCGGTGGTGGCCGATCACACCCTGCTGCACGCCGGCGACGCCGCGCTGATGACGTTCACCTTTTCCGAGGCGGTCGCCGGTTTCGGGCTCGGCGACGTCACCGTCCATGGCGGCCTGCTGGGCAGCCTCGTCCATGTCGGCGTCAATGGCGCAGGCCACGATATCTACACCGCGACCTTTACGGCCGATGTCACCGACCATCTGTCGGCTAACATTTCGGTTGCGGGGGCGAGCTACACCGACATCGCCGGCAATGCCGGCGGAGCAAGCAACGCGGTCAGCTTCACCGGCGACACCAAGGCGCCATCGGCACCGACGCTAATGCTGCACCGGGACACCGGCGTCTCCAGCGCCGACCACATCACCAGCAATCCGCTGATCGATTACACCAAGTTCGATGCGATCGACACGCTGCGCTACAAGGCCGACGGCGCGTCGGGGTTCTCGACGGCGGCACCGGTCTTCACAACGGACGGCGTGCATTCCGTCACGGTGCAGGAGGTCGACGCCGCCGGCAATGTCGGCGCGTCGTCGAGCCTGACCTTCACCCTCGACACCACGGCGCCTCATCTCACCGGGATCACGGCGACGCCCTCCGGTGGCGTCGCGACGCCGGGTTCGCTGGTGCAACTGACGGTCGGCTTCAACGAGGCGGTGCACGTCAATGGCGGCACGCCGAGCCTGACGCTGAACGATGGCGGCACCGCAATCTACGACGCCGCGGCAACGGCGCTGCTCGGCGATTCCTCGAAGCTGGTATTCGATCACATCGTGTCGTCGACGGATCGGGCCGGCTCGCTGGCGGTGACCGGCTTCGCCGCCAATGGCGCCGATGTCGTCGACCTGGCCGGCAATGCGGCCTCGCTTTCGGCGGTGTCCGCCGTCTTCGACGCCCTGCATATCAACGAGACCATCGTGCCGGCCTACACGCTCGGCGCCATTACCCGGCCGGAATTGCATCTGGATCTGGGCGGTCGCATCATCATGGATGCAACGGCGGCGGCATTCGCCGGACATTATGGCATGCAGTACCTGTTCCTCGGCCTGCCGGCGGGAACGCCCCATCAGACCGTTCCCGACTTTCATCTCTGA
- a CDS encoding ABC transporter substrate-binding protein: MRRVLAGVLACAFAISANASLAQDKPPLKLGGILDMSSLYADITGSGSETAAKMAVEDFGGEVLGRKVEIVVGDHLNKADLSANIARDMIDNQGVEMIFDVAASATALAAAEIAKARNKIIMFNGPGSIRLSNEACGPYTVHYVFDTFAQANVTGLAAVKSGLDTWFFLTADYAFGQDLEKDTSNVVVKSGGKVLGSVRHPINTSDFSSFLLQAQASKAKVIGLANAGGDTINAIKQAAEFGLTKSGQKLSPLLAFVTDIDSVGLDTAQGLLLAEAFYWDLNDDSRAFTKRFMERTKRVPTSAQAGVYSSVTHYLKAVKAAGTTDAAAVMKVMKETPINDMFTKNGKIREDGRMVHDMYLFEVKKPSESKGRWDDYKLVATVSGDQAFQPLSESRCPLVKK; this comes from the coding sequence ATGAGACGAGTTTTGGCCGGCGTGTTGGCCTGTGCGTTTGCGATCTCAGCGAATGCGTCGCTGGCGCAGGACAAGCCTCCGCTGAAGCTCGGCGGCATCCTCGATATGTCGAGCCTCTATGCCGACATCACCGGCTCGGGCAGCGAAACCGCCGCCAAGATGGCGGTGGAGGATTTCGGCGGCGAGGTGCTCGGCCGCAAGGTCGAGATCGTGGTCGGCGACCATCTCAACAAGGCAGACCTCTCTGCCAACATCGCCCGCGACATGATCGACAACCAGGGCGTCGAGATGATCTTCGACGTCGCGGCATCCGCGACCGCGCTCGCCGCTGCCGAGATCGCCAAGGCGCGCAACAAGATCATCATGTTCAACGGTCCGGGCTCGATCCGCCTGTCCAACGAGGCCTGCGGCCCCTATACCGTGCACTACGTGTTCGACACCTTTGCGCAGGCCAATGTGACCGGCCTTGCCGCGGTGAAATCCGGTCTCGATACCTGGTTCTTCCTGACCGCGGACTACGCGTTCGGCCAGGACCTGGAAAAGGACACCAGCAACGTCGTGGTGAAGTCGGGCGGCAAGGTGCTCGGCAGCGTGCGGCATCCGATCAACACCTCGGACTTCTCGTCCTTCCTGCTGCAGGCGCAGGCCTCGAAGGCCAAGGTGATCGGCCTTGCCAATGCCGGCGGCGACACCATCAACGCGATCAAGCAGGCGGCGGAATTCGGTCTCACCAAGAGCGGTCAGAAACTGTCGCCGCTATTGGCCTTTGTCACCGACATCGACAGCGTCGGGCTCGATACCGCGCAGGGCCTGTTGCTGGCGGAAGCCTTCTACTGGGATCTCAACGACGACAGCCGCGCCTTCACGAAGCGCTTCATGGAACGCACCAAGCGGGTGCCGACTTCGGCACAGGCCGGCGTCTATTCCTCGGTGACGCACTATCTCAAGGCGGTGAAGGCCGCCGGCACCACCGATGCGGCCGCCGTCATGAAGGTGATGAAGGAGACCCCGATCAACGACATGTTCACCAAGAACGGCAAGATCCGCGAGGACGGCCGTATGGTGCACGACATGTATTTGTTCGAGGTCAAGAAGCCGTCGGAATCGAAGGGCCGCTGGGACGACTACAAGCTGGTGGCGACCGTGTCGGGCGACCAGGCCTTCCAGCCGCTGTCGGAGTCACGCTGCCCGCTGGTGAAGAAGTGA
- a CDS encoding enoyl-CoA hydratase, with translation MSDNQMVLQSLDKGLLTITMNRPDRRNALNPDMTRGLVEAARRAQDDTEVRAVLMRGAGGTFCVGGDVKSMAEGRAPLPFEAKMANLRRGMEVSRILHQMPKPVVAQLDGAAAGAGLSIALSCDLRVAGASCKITTAFAKVGFSGDYGGTYFLTKMLGSAKARELYMMSPVLSAQEAYNLGMVSKVVPDADVEAETLELARSLAQGPSVALGYIKRNINNAETMTLEACFDGEAIHHTRAGETTDHKEAAKAFVEKRKPTFQGQ, from the coding sequence ATGAGCGATAATCAGATGGTCCTCCAATCCCTCGACAAGGGCCTGCTCACCATCACCATGAACCGTCCCGATCGACGCAACGCGCTCAATCCCGACATGACGCGCGGCCTCGTCGAGGCGGCGCGGCGGGCGCAGGACGATACCGAGGTGCGCGCGGTGCTGATGCGGGGCGCCGGCGGCACCTTCTGCGTCGGCGGCGACGTCAAGTCGATGGCGGAAGGCCGCGCCCCGCTGCCGTTCGAGGCCAAGATGGCCAACCTGCGCCGCGGCATGGAGGTCTCGCGCATCCTGCACCAGATGCCGAAGCCGGTGGTGGCGCAGCTCGACGGTGCGGCGGCCGGCGCCGGGCTCTCGATCGCGCTGTCCTGCGACCTCCGCGTTGCCGGCGCCTCCTGCAAGATCACCACCGCCTTCGCCAAGGTCGGCTTCTCCGGCGACTATGGCGGCACCTATTTCCTGACCAAGATGCTCGGCAGCGCGAAAGCGCGCGAGCTCTACATGATGTCGCCGGTGCTGTCGGCGCAGGAAGCCTACAACCTCGGCATGGTCTCCAAGGTGGTGCCCGATGCCGATGTCGAGGCCGAGACGTTGGAGCTGGCCCGGTCACTGGCGCAGGGCCCGTCGGTGGCGCTCGGCTACATCAAGCGCAACATCAACAATGCCGAGACCATGACGCTGGAGGCCTGCTTCGACGGCGAGGCGATCCATCACACGCGTGCCGGCGAGACCACGGACCACAAGGAAGCGGCAAAAGCCTTCGTCGAGAAGCGCAAGCCCACCTTCCAGGGGCAGTAG